CACGTCGTCTCGGGTCTCCTGTTCGGTGCGGGCTCGCCGCTGCGCTTCGAGGAAGGAGAAGGCCCGGTCGGCCTCCGCTTGCAGTTCCTCAGCGAGCCGTCTGCGGGCGGTGTCGAGCCCGGTCGGGCGGTACCGCTTCGGCGTCGACTGCTGGAGTTCGACGAGCCCGCGGTCGAGGAGTTCGTCGGCCGCGCCGTACACCTGCGAGCGGGGGACGTCCGTCTCGTCGTGGATCTGCTTCGCCGTTCCCACGCCGAGTCGGTGCAGCGCGACGAAGACCCGCGCGGCGTAGTTCGAGAGGCCCAGCCGTTCGAGCGAGTCGACCGCGTCGTGTTCGGAGGGGGCGTCCGCGTCGTCGAGGCTCATAGCCGCCCCCCGTCGCTCGGTTGTCCCTGTGGACGCGGCGTCGATCCGGAGACGTCGGCGTCGGCCGCGGAGCGCGCGTCGCCGCGTTCGCCGATCGGAACCGTCGGGTCCCCGTTGACGAGGCGGTCCCACACAACGAGCGCCGAGGGGAGCACCAGCAGCGAGGCGAGGAACGAGTAGGTGATCGAGATCGCCGTCAACACCCCGAACTGCCCGAGGACCGACAGGACCGCGAGGACCAAGACCCCGATCCCGAACGCCGTCGTCGCCATACTGCCGAGGAGCGCGCCGCCGGTCCCGACGACAGTGCGCCGCAGCGCCGGCATCAGCGCGCGTTCGCGCCGCTCGTCGACGAACCGGTGGACGACGTGGACCGAGTAGTCGATCCCGAGGCCGATCGTCAACGAGAGGATCGTCGCCGTGAACGCGTTAAAGGAGATGCCGAGCACGCGCATCGTGCCGGCGACGGAGGCGACCGCGACGACGATCGGCGCGAGGTTCGCGATGCCGAGCGACGGCAGTCCCTCGAGTACCCAGTAGATCGCCACGAGGAACACGACCGTCGCGCCCAACGCGAGCGCGAGGCTCGTGATCGCCGACTCGAAGATGAGATCCGACACCTCTTGGAACACGACGGTATTGCCCGTCGGCGTCGCCTCATAGCGGAATCGGTCCGCGACCTCGTCGGCCGCCGCCGTCGCTTCGCTGTCGGACGCGTCCGCGGACACCGTGTAGACGACCCGAGCGCTCCGATGGTCATCCGCGAGGTACTGCGACGCCCGGTCGCCGGCGGACGACGCCGCCAGTTCGCTGTAGATCGTCCCGAGGTTGTCGTCGGGCACCCCGTTGTCGTTTCTGTCGTTCCGCTCGACCAACGCGGCGAACTCGGGGTCCTGCGCCGCGTGATCTTGAATGACCGTCACGATGCTCGTCGACTCGGCGCGTCGGCTCCCGTCGGTGACGAACTCCGAGGGCGGGTCCTCGCCCGCGCGATGGATCCGTTCGAGGGCGTCGTCCTCTCCCATCCGCCCCTCGACGTATATGGTGACTGACCCCCCCTGCGTGCTGGTGAACCTGTCTTCGAGGAAGTTCAGCGTCCCGACGACGCCGTAGTCGCTCGGCGCGAACGGTTCGGGCAGCGACTTCAGAAGCGGCGAGACCTCCTCCGGCGGGAGGAAGTCCTCCTGTGTGAACGAGGTGTCGACGCCGGTGGCGTATCCAGCCGCACCGGCGCTGAACAGCAACGCGACGACCAGCACGGCGACCGGGGCGTACCGCGCGAGTGTCACCCCGACGGAGAGCGCCTTCCCGAGGAGCGACCCCTCCTCGCCCAGCGGTCGTTGGCTGAACGTGGGGATCGGCCAGTCCTCGCGTCGGCGGTCCATCCAGACCTTCGCCGCGGGCAGGAAGATCCCGAAGATCAGGAAGGTGAAGACGATTCCGACGCCCGCGACGATACCGAAATCGCGGATCGGCGGGAGATCGGAGGCGAGATTCGAGAGGAAGCCGATGACGGTCGTCCCGGTGACGATGAAGAAGGCGACGAGGAGTTGGTCGGTCGTGAGCCGCATCGCCGACTCGACATCGAGCCCGGTCGCTCTGTCCTCGCGATAGCGGTTGATCGCGTGGATCCCGAAGTCGATGCCGACCGCCAAAAGCAGCGGCGGCACCGAGATCATGATCTGATTGAACGGAATCCCCGCGAGACCGAGGAAGCCGAACGTCCAGATGACGGCCATCCCGAGGGAGGTGACGCCCAACAGGAGGTCCAACAGATCCCGATAGGCGATCACGAGAAAGCCGACGATCAGGAGGACCGCCGCGGGCGTCACGATGAGCAGCGAGTCGGTGACGACGGTGCCGAACTCGTCGGCGATGACGCCGCTCCCGAAGACGGTGATGTCGGCGTCGAGTTCCGCGTCGATAATCCGCTGTGCGTCGTTCTGGATCGAGGTCAGCGGGCTCTCTCCCGACTGGCCGACGGACCCGCCGCCCGCGCCGCCGGGGAGGTCGTGTTGCACGACGCCGATCGTCGCGGAGGCCGAGGCCGACCGTCGATTGAAGTCGTTGCTCAGCGTTCCGGTGAAGCCGGCGTTGTCGGCGTTCTCTCGAACCGCGCGACTGATCTCTGTCCGCGTGGCGCGTTCCAGCGTCGTGATCTGACTGTCGATCGTCGTCGCCTCGGGATCGATGCTCCGCGCGACGATCGCAGCCGACGACGACGTGCTCGAGACGTACATATCGTCACGCTCTTCGAGCGCCCGTTGGGCTCTGAGCATCGCGATCAACGAGTCCTTCGAGAGGACGTTTCGGTCCCGCTGGACCAACTGGGTACTCCCGGGACTTTCACCGAACGGCGACTCGAAGTCGTTCTCGATCCGTTCGAGCGCGTTCGCCGCCGGGATGTCCTCGGCGAACTGTTGGGTCCCCGCCTCCGTCGAGACGCTGCCGAGTCCGCCGGCGAATACGAGCGTGACGAGCAGGAACGCCAGCATCACTTTCTTCGGACGGTTGACGATGTTGTCGTCCGCCCAGTCGACGAATCGCTGGAAGTCCAGTCGCATCGATCAGTCCCGTCGTCGGTAGTAGACGAATCCACCGACCGCGACGACGAGGGCGACCGCGACGATCGGGACGACCGGCGGCCCGCCCGAGGTGCGCTCGGTGACGTCGACGGGAACCTGATAGGTGTTGGAGATGATGGTATCGCCGCCATCGTCGTCGTACTGGAAGTCCATCTTCACCGGGTAGGTCTTCGCCGTCGCGCTACCGCCAGCGCCGAGTTGGAAGACGATCTCTCTGGACTCGCCGGGTTCGAGGCGGTCGATGAAGGCCTCGTCGTCGGACGTCGAGAGGGGAGCGTCGGCGTAGATCTTCGCGGAGACGTCGGAGACCGCGTAGTCGCGGGTGTTCGTGACGGTGACGCTGAACTCGTCGCCCGAGCCGGCCTCGAACGTCGCGTTCACGGGGGCGACGTCGAATTCGGGTGACTCCGGGGCGACGTCGACACGGGTGGGGATCGCGTCGGACTCACGCTGTCTGTCGTCTTGATCGTAGTAGACGACGCTGAGATCGAACTGTCGCAGGCCGGCGCTCCCCGCCGTCGTCACCTCGGTATCGAACGAGAAGTCCGCGGACTCGCCGGGCGCGAGCGAGCCGACGGCGACCGACGTCTCGATCGGCGTCACGGTCGGACCGGGATCGGCGAAGTTGACGACGGCGGCGTCCGCCGGCATCGGCCCGGTGTTCGTGACCGTGCCGCTCAGCGTCCGGGTCTCACCGACGCGAAGCGAACTCTCGACGTTCGACACCGAGAACGTCATCTCGGGGAGGGCCCGCAGCGGCACCGTCAGCGAGGGGGTCGAACCGGTCGTCCCGTCCGGCTTCTCGTAGTCTATCTGCGCGTCGAGCGAGTAGTTGCCCGCGGTCGCGCTGTCGCCGAGCGTCGTCTCGAACTCGAAGGTCCGGTTCTCACCCTGTTCCCACGTGTCGACGAACCGCGTGCTTGACTCGCTGGACCCGAGTCGCACGTCGGGAGTCGACGTCGAGAGCGCCAGCGTCGAATCGCGTGCGAGGGAGTCGCCGACGTTCCGCATCGTCACGTCGAGCGTTCCCTGCCCGTTCACGGTCGCGGTCGAGTCGGTGTCGACGACGGAGAACCGGGGGCCCGATTCGATGCGAACGGGGAGGTGGATGGTCGTTCGCCGTTCGACGGTGTTCGACGCCCCGTTGTCGAACTCGTACGTGAGTCGCAACGGGATCCGATACGTTCCGCTATCGATGTCCGATGGGACGTTCAGTCGCAGCGAGCGGTCCGCGGGGACGCCGTCAGCGAGGGACTGAAGGTACAGTTCGTTGGTCTCGACGTCGATCGGTCCCGCGTTACCGGGGCGGACGCGGACGTTTGTGGCGGTTCGAACTTCGTCGTCGGGCCCGTCCGGGTCGTTCACCAACTGGAAGGCGAGTTCGTTGACACCACCCGGTTGGAGGGTCGCGTCCGGCGTGACCGTGCGAATGTCCGGATTGGAGGTCGTGTATCCGGCGACTGGGATCGCGCTCACGAGGAGCGATGCGGCGAGGAAGGCGATGACGAATTTGCGTTTCATTGAGGGACCTCGTTGTCGACGCCGACCGCGCTCGGTCGGCGACTGAATCGCGTTCGATACCCCGACCGTCGGACCGGCCCTATATAACGTATTGTAAATTTCTACAAACAGAATCGGGGTTTCCGCGAAGTGCCAGCACACCGACCACTCACCACGTTACATGACTGTAACCCGGTATCAACGATGTCCAGAAAACGATATACCAGTTCGCTCCGTCACCAACTAACGAGATGATACCAGATATCTCCACGACTGTACTGCAGCTGGACACCGGTTCGGCCGGAATCGCGTTCCTCCTCGGACGCGTGCTGTTCGGCGTCGTACTGGCGTTTATGGGGCTGAATCACTTTATGAACACCGAGGGAATGGCGGGCTACGCGGAGTCGAAGGGGATCCCGGCCGGCCGGGCGTCGGTCCTCTTCAGCGGCGGAATGTTGCTCTTCGGCGGGCTCGGAATCGCCCTCGGGGTCTATCCGGCGCTGGCCGCCGGAGCGATCGCGCTGTTCTTCGTCGTCTCGACGCCGACGATGCACGACTTCTGGGCCGCACCCGAAGAGCAACAGCAATCGGAGATGACGAACTTCCTGAAGAACGTCGCGCTCCTCGGTGGTGCGCTGGTCTTCCTCGCGCTCTCGGGAAGTGCGTGGCCGTACGCGATCGGAATCGGACTGTGAACTGACCGATCGACGGGACGCCGACCGCAGCCCGATGTATCGGGACGTTTAACCCGGCGTCTCTCACGCATAGGGGTATGAAGGCGACCGCGAAAGCGCACCCGATCCAGGGACTGATCAAGTACCACGGGATGCGCGATGAGGAACTTCGCCTCCCGTACCACGACAGTATCAGCGTCTGCACAGCGCCGAGCCACACGAAAACGACCGTCGAGTTCCGATCCGACGCCGACGAGGACGTCTATCTGATCGGCGACGAGCGCGTCGACGGGCGCGGCGCAGAGCGCATCGAGGCCGTCGTCGACCACGTCCGCGAACTGGCGGGATTCGACCACGCCGTTCGGCTCGAATCGGAGAACTCCTTTCCATCGAACATCGGCTTCGGCTCCTCGTCGTCCGGTTTCGCCGCGGCGGCGATGGCTCTCGCCGAAGCGGCCGATCTCGGGCTGTCGCGACCGGACGTCTCGACGGTCGCTCGACGCGGCTCCTCGTCGGCCGCCCGCGCGGTGACGGGCGCGTTCTCGCATCTGTACTCTGGGATGAACGACGAGGACTGCCGATCGAAGCGCATCGAGACCGATCTCGAAGAGGACCTCCGGATCGTCGCCGCGCACGTCCCCGCCTACAAGGAGACCGAGGAGGCGCATCGCGAGGCCGCCGAGAGCCATATGTTCCAAGCCCGGATGGCGCACGTTCACCAGCAGATCGACGCGATGCGGGACGCGCTTTACGACGCCGACTTCGACCGCGCCTTCGAGTTGGCCGAGCACGATTCGCTGTCGCTGACGGCGACGACGATGACCGGCCCCGCGGGTTGGGTCTACTGGCAACCGGAGACGATCGCAGTGTTCAACGCCGTCCGGAAACTCCGCGAGGAGGAGGGCGTCCCGGTGTACTTCTCGACGGATACCGGCGCGAGCGTCTACGTGAACACGACCGCCGCGCACGTTGACGCAGTCGAATCCGCTGTCGCCGATGTCGGCGTCGACACCGACGTCTGGGAAGTCGGCGGACCCGCGGAGATTCTCCCCGAATCCGAGGCGCTGTTCTAACCGTCACCCCGAGCGTCCGGCGTTCCCGTTCGCGATCCGGACTTCCCGTCTGAATTTGTCGCGTTATTAGTGACTGTTAGCGGGTGTTTCGGTCGAAATGACAGCGTGTTACTTTCCAAATAGCAGTTCTTGGACGTTCTAGTATGCGTATTTTGTCTTATTTTCTCTATATTATAAGATAGTATATATACATTGTAAATAGATGTTTATCCGATCCGTTGCTGGGTGAGGGACAAGTACCGATAACATCAGTACATATGTTATTTCGGGAAGGAGGCCCGTTACGGAGGTGACAGTCGAGACGTCCCACGTCACACAACGATTATGTGGGTCCCCGGCACAGAAAGGGTATGGCAGATGACAACTGGCAGACGGACGATCCGAACCTCGAACTGGGTCTCGAACGCGTGATGGAAGTGGAAGCCGAAGTCGAGGCTCCGATCGAAATCGGGGAGACCGGCAACGGCCAACGGCGGATCATCCCGATCATCGGGGGAACCGTGTCGGGCCGAATCGAGGGAACGGTCATCGACGCTGGTGCGGATTACCAGCTCTATCGGGATGACCGGCCGACCGAACTCGTCGCGAAGTACTCCATCGAGACGACCGACGGAGACCGCATCTACGTCGAAAACGAGGGAATGCGACACGCGGGCCCCGAGGCGAGTCGACGTCTCCGAGACGGGGAGCCCGTCGACCCCGAGGAGGTGTATTTCTGCTCGGTGCCACAGTTCGAGACGGCCGCCGAGGACCTCAAGTGGCTGGAGGAGAGCGTTTTCGTCGCCACGGGAACCCGGCAACCCAAGGGCGTAAAACTGGCCGTATACCGGGTCGCGTAACCCCCAGCCGGCCTCACGTTCTGAACGCAGCTCACAACAAGGCTGAACGGGAGTTCGTTTACACCGAACAGAAAGACTAAGCGAGTGAACGATCCTGTGTCTCATATGGAACAGACCCCCACGGAACCGAAAACGCCGGTGAAAACCGCCCAGACCACGTTCCGAATCCTCGAAACGCTCAAATCGCTCGACGGTGCGACAGTCACCGAACTAGCGAGCCATCTCGACATCCCGAAGAGCAGCGCCCACAACTACCTCCGAACGCTCGAACACGAGGGGTACGTCGTCGAGTCCGGCGGCGAGTACGAGGTCGGCCTTCGGTTTCTCGACCTCGGCGGATACGCGAGGTCGCGCGAGCGTCTATACACGGTCGCGACGCCCGAACTGAAGCGACTCGCCGAGACGACCGGCGAGTACGCCAATCTCCTCGTCGAAGAGCACGGTCTCGGCGTGTTCCTCGCCCGCGATCGCGGCGAGCACGCCGTCAGTCTCGACTCCTACACCGGACAGTCGGTCAGGCTCCACACCACGGCGCTCGGAAAGACGATTCTCGCGTACTTGCCGCGTGAGCGCGTCGAGTCGATCATCGACAGACACGGGCTCCCGGCGAAAACCGAACGAACGATCACCGACCGCGAGACCCTCTTCGAGGCGCTCGCCGAGATCCGACAGCGCGAGTGCGCACACGACAGAGAAGAGCGGATCAAGGGGCTCAACTGCGTCGCCGTGCCGGTCCTGAGCGGCGAGTCGATCACCGGGGCGCTGAGCGTCTCGGGGCCCGTCAGTCGGATGGACGAAGACCGAATCGAAGACGAAATCCTCCCGGAGCTTCGGCGAGCGGCGAACATCATCGAACTCAACCAGACCCACTCGTAGCGTGTCGAGAAACCGATCGAATCGGAGACGTATCTTTTTCGTCTATTACGAACAGCGTGACTCTCTGTTGTGTGAGCCACGGAAAAGGACTGGATTAGGGCGCTAGACGACGTTCAAGATGAAAAATGATGGCGTTTTCGTTCGGCAGAAACGAACTGTTGGTATTCAGTAGGAAACTGAGTATATTACATTCGCTTTTCAAATACGTTCATTCCCGAAAAACGAACGGAGTCCCAACCGTACCACGACCGATCAGACGACTCGGTTCCACGGCGTGCCGCCGTGCGTCAGTCGGTCGACGTTCGTCGCGACCAGTTCGGCGATGCGGTCACCGTAGGTGTCCGCCTGCGCCGCCGCGTGCGGCGTGACGACGACGTTGTCCATCTCCCAAAACGGCGCGTCCTCGGGGAGCGGTTCGTCCCAAAAGACGTCCAATGCGGCCCCGGCGATCTCGTCGGTCTCTAGCGCCTCGACGAGGTCGTCCTCGACGACGATTTCGCCTCGGCTGACGTTGATCAGGTAGGCGTCCTCGCGCATCGCCTCGAACACCGATTGATCGACGAGTCCGCGGGTCGCGTCGTTCAGCGGCGTCGTGAGCACGACGAACCGCGCGTCGTCGACGGCATCCTCGATCTGTGCGGGGTCGTACACCCGTCCGAGACCCAGTCCGGAAACGGGGCGGATGTCGACGCCGTCGACGTCCATTCCCAACACGCCGAGGCGTGTCGCCGCACTCCCACCGAGTTCGCCCAAGCCGACGACGCAGGCTGAAGACTGGCCCACCTCGAAGGGGCGCTCCCACGAGAGCCGCCCCCACTCGCGGTCGTGCTGTCGATCGCGGAACCGGTGCAGCCCCTTCGCCAGCGTCAGCACGAATCCGGTGACGGTCTCGGCGACGAGGTCGCCCGCGACGCCGGTGCTGTTGGTCATCACCACGTCGCGGTCGCGGTAGGCGTCCAGCGGGAAATCTTCGTACCCCGATCGGATGTTGTGCACCCACTCGACGCCGTCGAGGAACTCGTCGTGGTGAAACAGCGTCACGACGCCGTCGTATTCGGCGGCCTCGTCGGTCGAACACACCTCGAACGCGCAGTCGAGGTCCTCGCATTCGGCGAGCAGCGCTCGAAGGTGTTCCGGTGGGACCGGGTGCGTGCCCCACTCGTGAATCCCCACGCGTCGGATCGATCGCTCCTGTGTCATAGTCGACACACAGCGCGGGGGAAAATAGATCCTTGGGTCGGGTCGGTACCCGCTCCGGAGGACGGGCGGCCGCAGTTCAGCGGTTCAGCGTGTGGATCGCCTGTCCCTGCGCGTTCTCGGCGGCTTCCATCACGGCCTCCGCGAGCGTGGGGTGGGTGTGGATCGTGCCCGCGACGTCTTCGAGTGTGGCGCTCATCTCGACGGCGAGCGCGACTTCGGCGACGAGTTCGGAGGCGTTCGGACAGACGAGTTGGCCGCCGAGGACGATTTCGCTCTCCTCGTCGGCGACGATCCGGACGAACCCCTCCGATTCGCCCATCGAGAGCGCGCGACCGCTGGCGCGCAGCGGCATCTCGCCGACGACCGGGTCGAAGCCGCTCTCCTCGGCATCCGCTTCGGTCATCCCGACGGTTGCGATCTCGGGGTCGGTGAACACCGCGGCGGGGATCGCCTGCTTGTCGAACGCAGCGGGTTCGCCCGCGGCGACCTCGGCGGCGACGATTCCCTCCGCGCTGGCCTTGTGCGCGAGCATCGGTTCGCCCGCCACGTCGCCGACGGCGAAGACGTTCTCCACGTCGGTCCGCACGCGGTCGTCGGTCGCGAGAAAGCCGTTCTCGTCGGGTTCGAGCCCGATGTTCTCCAGTTCGAGCGTGTCCGTGACGGGCCGGCGACCGACCGCGACGAGCACCGCGTCGCCCTCGTACTCGGATTCCTCGCCGTCTTCGGTCTCCGTCGAGACGACGATTCCCCCTCCCGATTCCTCCCATCCGGTCGCCCCCTCGCCGAAGTGGAACTCGATCCCGAGGTCCTCCGCGCGCGAGCGGACGGTCCGCTGGACGTCGGACTCGTAGTTCGGCAGCACGTCGTCGAGCATTTCGACGATCGTCACGTCGGTCCCGAGCTTCGCGAGCATCGTCGACAACTCCATTCCGATGTAACCCGCGCCCACCACGACGAGGCTGTCCGGCACCGACTCCATATTCAGGAGGTCTTCGGAGGAGAGCACCGGCTCATCGGCGAAGTCGAACCCGGGGATCTGGATGGGTCGCGAGCCCGTCGCGACGATCGCGTGCTCGAACTCGACGGTCTCCATTCCCTGTCCCTCGCCGCCGTGGGCGATGCGTGCGGTGTGCTCGTCTTCGAACGCGGCGGTCCCCTCCAAGAGGGAGACGCCGTTGGCCTTACACAGCTTCTCGACGCCGCCGGTCAACTGGTCGACGACGCCCGATTTCCACTGCTGCATCTGACTCATATCGACGGCCGGATCCGCGTGGATGCCCAGCTCCTCGGCGTTGGACGCGTCGTGGACGACGTCCGCCCCGTGGATGAACGCCTTCGAGGGGATACAGCCCCGATTGAGACAGGCTCCGCCGAACGCGTCTTTCTCGACGAGCGTCGTGTCCAGTCCCTTCTGTGCGCCGCGAATCGCTGCCACGTAGCCGCCCGGCCCCGCGCCGATCACCAGCAGATCCGTCGCCGTGGCGATGTCGCCCATTACCATACCGAGCCCCTCACGCTCCCGGTTCAAAAAGTCATCCGTCCGCGTCTGTCCGTCTCGCGCTTACTCCAAGAGCAGGCGCGTCGGCTCGACGAGCAGTTCCTTCACGCGGTTGGAGAACCGCGCGGCGTCCGCGCCGTCGACGAGGCGGTGATCCACCGACATCGAAAAGCGCATCGTCTTGCGGGCGACGACCTCGCCCTCGACGACCCACGGGCGCTCCTTGATCGGCCCCATCGCGAAGATGGCCGCCTCGGGGTGGTTGATGATCGGCGAGGAGAACTCGCCGCCGATCACGCCGATGTTCGTGATCGTGAACGTGCCGCCCTGCATCTCCTCGGGTTTGATTTTCCGATTCCGGGCCCGCTCTGCGAGGTCCTGAATATCGTCTGCGAGTTCCTTGAGCCCCTTCTGGTCGGCGTTCTTGACGACCGGGACCATCAGCCCCGCGTCGGTCGCGACCGCGATCCCGATGTTGTACTCGTCGTGCAGAACGATCTCCTCGCTTTCCTCGTCGAGACTGGAGTTGAGATACGGGTACTCTTTCAGCGCCGTCGTGATCGCCTTCACGACGAGCGGGAGATAGGTGAGCTTCACGCCGTCGTCCTCGGCGATTTCGGCGAGGTCACGCCGGAGATCGACCAGCTCGGTCGCGTCGAACTCGTCGTGATGGGAGACGTGCGGCGCGGTGTACTTCGATCGGGCCATCTGCTCGCCGATCGTCCGCCGGACGCCGCGATACGGGACGCGCTCGCCGGGGCGGTCTTCGAGGTCGCCGTCGCCCGCCGCGGCCGCAGTCTCCGGCTCGCCGCCAGTCGAGGCGGCGTCCGCGGTCGACGCGTCGACAGCCGACCTGGAGGACGCTTCCACCGCCGACGCACTCGTCGCTGCAGCGTCGCGATCGGCGAACGCTCGGACGTCCTCGGGCGTCACGAACGGCTCGCCCTCGCGCTCCTCGCTCGCGGGGACCGCGTCGATGTCGACGCCGAGTTCCTCGGCGAGTCGACGCGTCGCGGGCATCGCGAGCGTGCGGTCTCGTTCGGCGGTGCCGTTCTGGGCCGCGGCCGTCGGCGCGGAGCCTGCCGGTTCCGCATCCGGTGCGGCGGACGCCGCGGCGTCGGGTTCCGCCGTGGGTCCGGTAGCCGTCGCCGACGCCTCCGAAGTCTCTGAAGCCCCCGAAGCCGCAGCGTCGCTCTCGGCGTACGCCTCGACATCGCCTTCAGTCACGCGCCCGCCGGGACCCGTCCCATCGACGGCGCTGATGTCGACGCCCAGTTCGCGCGCGAGTTTTCGGGTGCTCGGCGCGGCGAACACGCGACCCGACGCAACGGCGGTTTCTCCGTCGGTTTCGGCGCTCGAGTCGGCCTCCGCGGTCGCGTCCACGGGTTCGTCGCCCGCTGCGGACTGTTCGTCGCCCGCGGCGTCGGCCGCCGCGTCCGACTCGTCCGCGGTAGTCGCCGAAGCGGATTCCGCACCCGCCCCGTCGTCGGCGACCTCGAACGTCACGATGACCTCGTCGACGGGGACGATCGTGCCCTCCTCGTAGTGAAGCTTCGCGATGGTCCCCTCCTGCGGGCTCGGAATCTCCACGAGCGCCTTGTCGGTTTCGACCTCCGCGATGACCTGATCTTCGACGACCGACTCTCCCTCCTCGACGAGCCACGAGACGAGTTCGCCCTCGGCGATCCCCTCGCCGAGGTCCGGCAACTCGAACGTTCGTTCTACCATACCGATCGGTCGACGCACAACCCTTTCAGT
This DNA window, taken from Halobellus sp. LT62, encodes the following:
- the lpdA gene encoding dihydrolipoyl dehydrogenase — encoded protein: MVMGDIATATDLLVIGAGPGGYVAAIRGAQKGLDTTLVEKDAFGGACLNRGCIPSKAFIHGADVVHDASNAEELGIHADPAVDMSQMQQWKSGVVDQLTGGVEKLCKANGVSLLEGTAAFEDEHTARIAHGGEGQGMETVEFEHAIVATGSRPIQIPGFDFADEPVLSSEDLLNMESVPDSLVVVGAGYIGMELSTMLAKLGTDVTIVEMLDDVLPNYESDVQRTVRSRAEDLGIEFHFGEGATGWEESGGGIVVSTETEDGEESEYEGDAVLVAVGRRPVTDTLELENIGLEPDENGFLATDDRVRTDVENVFAVGDVAGEPMLAHKASAEGIVAAEVAAGEPAAFDKQAIPAAVFTDPEIATVGMTEADAEESGFDPVVGEMPLRASGRALSMGESEGFVRIVADEESEIVLGGQLVCPNASELVAEVALAVEMSATLEDVAGTIHTHPTLAEAVMEAAENAQGQAIHTLNR
- a CDS encoding D-2-hydroxyacid dehydrogenase yields the protein MTQERSIRRVGIHEWGTHPVPPEHLRALLAECEDLDCAFEVCSTDEAAEYDGVVTLFHHDEFLDGVEWVHNIRSGYEDFPLDAYRDRDVVMTNSTGVAGDLVAETVTGFVLTLAKGLHRFRDRQHDREWGRLSWERPFEVGQSSACVVGLGELGGSAATRLGVLGMDVDGVDIRPVSGLGLGRVYDPAQIEDAVDDARFVVLTTPLNDATRGLVDQSVFEAMREDAYLINVSRGEIVVEDDLVEALETDEIAGAALDVFWDEPLPEDAPFWEMDNVVVTPHAAAQADTYGDRIAELVATNVDRLTHGGTPWNRVV
- the mvaD gene encoding phosphomevalonate decarboxylase MvaD, translating into MKATAKAHPIQGLIKYHGMRDEELRLPYHDSISVCTAPSHTKTTVEFRSDADEDVYLIGDERVDGRGAERIEAVVDHVRELAGFDHAVRLESENSFPSNIGFGSSSSGFAAAAMALAEAADLGLSRPDVSTVARRGSSSAARAVTGAFSHLYSGMNDEDCRSKRIETDLEEDLRIVAAHVPAYKETEEAHREAAESHMFQARMAHVHQQIDAMRDALYDADFDRAFELAEHDSLSLTATTMTGPAGWVYWQPETIAVFNAVRKLREEEGVPVYFSTDTGASVYVNTTAAHVDAVESAVADVGVDTDVWEVGGPAEILPESEALF
- a CDS encoding efflux RND transporter permease subunit, with protein sequence MRLDFQRFVDWADDNIVNRPKKVMLAFLLVTLVFAGGLGSVSTEAGTQQFAEDIPAANALERIENDFESPFGESPGSTQLVQRDRNVLSKDSLIAMLRAQRALEERDDMYVSSTSSSAAIVARSIDPEATTIDSQITTLERATRTEISRAVRENADNAGFTGTLSNDFNRRSASASATIGVVQHDLPGGAGGGSVGQSGESPLTSIQNDAQRIIDAELDADITVFGSGVIADEFGTVVTDSLLIVTPAAVLLIVGFLVIAYRDLLDLLLGVTSLGMAVIWTFGFLGLAGIPFNQIMISVPPLLLAVGIDFGIHAINRYREDRATGLDVESAMRLTTDQLLVAFFIVTGTTVIGFLSNLASDLPPIRDFGIVAGVGIVFTFLIFGIFLPAAKVWMDRRREDWPIPTFSQRPLGEEGSLLGKALSVGVTLARYAPVAVLVVALLFSAGAAGYATGVDTSFTQEDFLPPEEVSPLLKSLPEPFAPSDYGVVGTLNFLEDRFTSTQGGSVTIYVEGRMGEDDALERIHRAGEDPPSEFVTDGSRRAESTSIVTVIQDHAAQDPEFAALVERNDRNDNGVPDDNLGTIYSELAASSAGDRASQYLADDHRSARVVYTVSADASDSEATAAADEVADRFRYEATPTGNTVVFQEVSDLIFESAITSLALALGATVVFLVAIYWVLEGLPSLGIANLAPIVVAVASVAGTMRVLGISFNAFTATILSLTIGLGIDYSVHVVHRFVDERRERALMPALRRTVVGTGGALLGSMATTAFGIGVLVLAVLSVLGQFGVLTAISITYSFLASLLVLPSALVVWDRLVNGDPTVPIGERGDARSAADADVSGSTPRPQGQPSDGGRL
- a CDS encoding DUF3237 domain-containing protein, with translation MADDNWQTDDPNLELGLERVMEVEAEVEAPIEIGETGNGQRRIIPIIGGTVSGRIEGTVIDAGADYQLYRDDRPTELVAKYSIETTDGDRIYVENEGMRHAGPEASRRLRDGEPVDPEEVYFCSVPQFETAAEDLKWLEESVFVATGTRQPKGVKLAVYRVA
- a CDS encoding IclR family transcriptional regulator, whose product is MEQTPTEPKTPVKTAQTTFRILETLKSLDGATVTELASHLDIPKSSAHNYLRTLEHEGYVVESGGEYEVGLRFLDLGGYARSRERLYTVATPELKRLAETTGEYANLLVEEHGLGVFLARDRGEHAVSLDSYTGQSVRLHTTALGKTILAYLPRERVESIIDRHGLPAKTERTITDRETLFEALAEIRQRECAHDREERIKGLNCVAVPVLSGESITGALSVSGPVSRMDEDRIEDEILPELRRAANIIELNQTHS
- a CDS encoding COG1361 S-layer family protein, which encodes MKRKFVIAFLAASLLVSAIPVAGYTTSNPDIRTVTPDATLQPGGVNELAFQLVNDPDGPDDEVRTATNVRVRPGNAGPIDVETNELYLQSLADGVPADRSLRLNVPSDIDSGTYRIPLRLTYEFDNGASNTVERRTTIHLPVRIESGPRFSVVDTDSTATVNGQGTLDVTMRNVGDSLARDSTLALSTSTPDVRLGSSESSTRFVDTWEQGENRTFEFETTLGDSATAGNYSLDAQIDYEKPDGTTGSTPSLTVPLRALPEMTFSVSNVESSLRVGETRTLSGTVTNTGPMPADAAVVNFADPGPTVTPIETSVAVGSLAPGESADFSFDTEVTTAGSAGLRQFDLSVVYYDQDDRQRESDAIPTRVDVAPESPEFDVAPVNATFEAGSGDEFSVTVTNTRDYAVSDVSAKIYADAPLSTSDDEAFIDRLEPGESREIVFQLGAGGSATAKTYPVKMDFQYDDDGGDTIISNTYQVPVDVTERTSGGPPVVPIVAVALVVAVGGFVYYRRRD
- a CDS encoding DoxX family protein, producing MIPDISTTVLQLDTGSAGIAFLLGRVLFGVVLAFMGLNHFMNTEGMAGYAESKGIPAGRASVLFSGGMLLFGGLGIALGVYPALAAGAIALFFVVSTPTMHDFWAAPEEQQQSEMTNFLKNVALLGGALVFLALSGSAWPYAIGIGL